The Xiphophorus couchianus chromosome 22, X_couchianus-1.0, whole genome shotgun sequence genome includes the window CCTGTTTTGCAGTGCCGCGGGGGGCAGATGCATTCTGGCTGAGTGGAAGACATGTAAATATAATAtctggaccccggcctcagacctcagagATGCAGAGTGGTGGATCCTCTGGGAAGTCAGAGGCAGGCGGCgtaaatgaagtgaggtctgctacATGAGCGCTAAGAAGAGACATGCCGAGTGGAACAAGTTGATTCATTCCATTCATAAATTTGAGTAACTTGGGTCGAGAAGACATTTGCTCCTACTTATTTTGTGACCGCAGTGAATGAGCGGGGGAgcagagaaggagaaggaggagaggaaCCAGTCGCTCCGTCTCCAGTCGAtgttttgtcagtttgttttggGATAATTTGTTCCTGATACGCAGAGGGTTCCATCCTAATCAGACATCATCGAGCCGGTTCTTCTGAAGCGGGGATCACGTTGTTGTtcttgttgataaaatgaaaaaggtttgcAGCGAGTagctttatcccatgtttattaagataGCATCCGCATCCTCCAAAGAGGTGAAAGCCTTTTGTCAAAAGATCCCGAGGTCATCAATGAGGGTCACTGAGATGGCAGATTGTGCtttaatcagccatttgtttgtCATGTTCAGCCTGGAGTGTGTTGGATTGTTTGGAGGCGGCGAGCTTACGTGATGCTGCTTCATCCCTTTACACACACATTGAACACACCATACCAACATAGGTAGGTCATAAGCGATCCACATGCCTCATAGATGTGACAGGGCTTGATGTTCCACAAAATGAACTTCATTTCTTCAGACTGAGGCCCACATAGCGCAGGTTGTTAGTGTGTCTGAGTTTCAGCCTGGGCCTCAGGTGGAGGAAGTAGGTAGGAAGATGTTAAGCAATGTTCATTTCCTGCTGTTTTGACCTCCAAAccgtgtttttatttttattttttccagatatCATCGACCCGGCTGTCCTGAGGCCAGGGCGTCTAGATAAAACCTTATATGTTGGGCTCCCGTGTGCGGCAGATCGTCACGCCATCCTGCTCACCGTCACTAAGGTAAATCTGACTACCAGGAGATGCAGAGCGTCTCCAAGACGACTGATGACCAGCTGACTTGGTTTAGTTGCTGGAAGAcattggtttaaaataaaacatttaagtgggaaataaacaaaaaacccagaaaccTGCAGTAGGATCTCACACCGTGTCTGTTAAAGTGTTCACAATATGTCAGATCAAAACtataacttttaatgttttagagCATGATGGaaagaacacattttctatTGTTCAGTTTTTCTGCAAACTAGATTCTAGATACTGTTGGACCGCTGGGGTCTAGAACCCTTCACCACTAAACTACAGACTATTGTTGTCATGGAGATTTGCATCAGAATGTTTGGTTCTCTGAGGTTCCTCAGCTGTTTTCTGCCTGACCACTGGTACGGTCTGCTGCAGGGTGGCACCAGGCCACAGCTGGAGCCGGACGTCTGTCTGGAGGAGGTTGCCTTTGACGAACGCTGCAACTCCTTTTCGTAAGTTCCTGCTGCGTGAAGCACCGGCCTTCCTGTTCCGGCTGTCAGTCCATCAGAAGATTCGTTCAGCTCTCGTTTTCCTGGAAACATCACAGATACGACACGCAATTCTGTTCTCTAGACAACTAGATTCATCACTTTGTAACTTGATGgggtattttttaattttttttatttattttaaagttaaaataaatgtgaatttatgGGATTAGTTTACAACTTCCCATTCATAAACCAGGCTCAGACCTAGGTTTAACCTCTGACCCAAGCTTAAGGGTCAAGGgttcaaaagaaacaatttttttcatttaaatacattttttaacacaaaacaaaaaacaccagaaataatGATGCGACTTTATCCAAAGTGTTGAGTTCAAGGTGATGTGGTTCAGGTGTCACTGTTGTTGTCCTGGCTCATGTGTGGCTTTTCTCCAGGTACTTCGCtttcatatgtgtgtgtgtgtgtgtgtgttgcagtggAGCTGACCTGACGGCGTTGGTGAGGGAAGCATCTGTAAATGCCCTGAAGGCCTACATGAAGTCTCAGCACCATGGTAACCGCTCACCTCCTCTGTGTGCAGCTGATCACGGttgtactgcaaaaacactaaatagtctagtttctactgcaaatatctcagaACTAACTTATGAGCAACGTTTGAgtaagatatagaagcttgttttaaataaaagttccactggcagattatttcacttctggcaaatgttttttttttattcatccatattAAAAACCACTTGTCAATAACTTACGAAAATTATTGACTTAGacaatcttgctgaaaagctacttgcaagttagttttgtcctatttgAAGTGCTCCaggatatttgcattagaaaccagactaaaaatatttagtagttttcttttttttttttgttgagttaGAAATACAGAGTTGGTAcctaaaaagcagaaatatcctctgatcatttctttttcttatttataagtACAAGATGTATGCCTGCCGACTTAAAAACAGGCAAACCTGTCAGTATATCAGTTCATACATGTGTATTATTTAGGACATGAGGGCACAAATAGGCTGATTGATACAACTCTACAAAATCTGGCCAATTTGGGAAAAtgtagtgatttttttttttgcagtgtatttattATAAGTTGTATGAATCTGATCCTTTATGCACACTTTCGTAGAATTCCGGTTTAGTATCTAAGAGGTCTACCACGTACTTTGCTCTCGTTGGTGCTGGTCTGTTTCTACAGATTTGTCTAGAAAGCCTCCGTTTCTTTAAACCGTGACGGAGGCTCATCCTAAAACGACCCGTTCTTGTTTGAAGCCGTTGTGTTGCTGCGGAGTTCTGTCTCTGAGCTCCCGTTTCCCCTCCGCCCGCAGCTCACACGCATCCTGCCGGCTGCGCAGCTGCCCTCAGGGTCAGCAGACAGAACTTTGAGGACGCCTTCAAGACCGTCCGACCGTCTGTGTCCAGAAAGGTGAGACAGTAACGTCTGGGTGATTGCTGCTGGGTTGGGACGtcactctgctgcagctgtctggAAACCGGCGGAAAATGTTTTGGATCAACAGATAGATGATTATAGAGTTGTTGacatctgaattatttttttattcagactaccgtaattaaaatattaaattgaaaaagATTCAGCTGAATGTTGGGGTCTGGATTTTTACTCAGCATTCTAAacttgaacctttttttttattatttttttaaatcctaaaatgaAACAGGCTGGTCTGTTGAATGTTGTCCGTTCACTACTCGTACTTACCTCACACAACCACGTCCTGATGGCGGCTGTGTGTTGTCTTTGCAGGAGCAGCTGATGTATGAGCAGCTCCGAGAGTCCCTCAGCAGATGACCAACGAACCGCAGGCAGATGTCACAATTATGTATTTGCATATCTTTGTGGAAATATTATTACACacatcctttttttgttgttttttaataaaatgtgtgacAAACTTCTCCACTGTGGCTTCATTTTATCAGATTATTAATCAAAGTCACGTTGCATGATTGTATTCCATTATATTTAGGGTGCTTTGCGCCCTAAAtataaattcaatttttaaaaaaatgaaaactaattgGTCACCATGGAtacatttgtcttatttttgtatCTAGTTGAGTTGATCTTGagtaattgttttaatattctCAGTAAGTGATGTCGGCCCACTgaagttttgtcattttctctcGTCATTTCACCTGCATGTAACGAATATGGGTCATTAATGGATCTTCTCTTCTTATACcatgaaaaaaatttactttttcattGTTAAGGAGAGTTAGCAGAGACAGtttggtttaaatatttagtatgtTACTCTACAGTTTGGTCACGATATGTGATAACCGCTGTCATATTCTCCCCATCTGTATTCGACAAGTAGCAATATTAGTGGTAAGATGTTACTTTTCATTCTTTTGCTTTAGGCCAGTGGCGTCCagagtcggtcctggagggccgacatcctgcatgtttcagttctcCCTGGTTtgacgcacctggatccaatgacggctcattagaggcctaagaagaacatcgacctgctgaaaaggttgttgctaCCACCAGGGaggaactaaaacatgcaggatgccaggTGAAACTATTTTCCTGTTCCTCTTGGCTGAATACTTTTAAGTGTCCACCCTGTTCCAGATGACTGCAGGATGAAGGATAAAAGGatgcaggataaaaaaaactaaacaatttgaAACTGAGAAGACATTTCCAGTGTATGAAAATCagtaaataagtttttattgcCTTGAGTTAAAAATCACAATACTGAACATGAAATCAATAAACTGAGCAAGCAGAGCACCGATGGCAATAAGATCAGACTTCATGTTCGCTGAGTCACAGCTTGCTTTGAACAGAAAGCACAGAATGAGGCAGGAGCAGCTTTAATTTCAGGAGGAGGATTAGAACGAGGTGGTAAACTTTTCTGATGATGAATATTGGGAGAAAGAAGCTGCACTCTGGAAACGGATAGAAATCTCTGACAGCAGCATATTGCAGCAGCCTCAGTTCATTTGCACAGATCCCACCCATGACGATGCTCTGTGCTTCACATCCATGACTTAGAATGTAGCAGTTCAGGGTGGAGGACATCTGAAGGTCACGCTGCAccttgcagctgcagcagactgGGCAGTGAGGGTCTTCCAGCAGAGATGCAGCTATCGCCTGTCAGCATCTCTAGACATGAGACAAGTCAGAGTTCTGAAAGCTCCACTCCGTTATCACTGGAACATCCACAACCCCTGTAGCGCGTGCCAACTTTCAGGAACTTTAGTGCATGGGTAGCCCCATAAATACTTGCGTTGTCGTGGAGACACATTGACCTTTGTTAAATAAGCGTGGACAGTTGCATCATTGAGGCCTTGAGAGTGTTTGTGGCAAAGGTTAGCGTGGGTTAGTTAATCTGAGCGGTAAAACCAAGATGGCGGACAGATTCAGATTTTCGGCATGAAAAGCCTCCATCTGCAACATTACTGAGAATATTTACGATCAACTTCAGCACAATACAGCTGAATCTGTTCAAACTGTCTAATAATTgactttcatttaaattttctttttttaacttccaCTAGGCCACTGGTGACTTTCAGAGGTGGGGTTGTGTGAAACAGAccgacacagaaacacaaagagtttTCACTCACTGATTGACTAAAATGAAACGTGTCCATGTTGCTGCTGCACACAGCTGCAGCTACGCCCGAGGGCCACTAGCCAGGCGGTGCTAAGCTCCGTCCGATTCTGGCAgaatcccagaaaaaaaaaaaaaaagagagaaggaaaaaaaacacagagaaaaaagttCTGCTGGGGTGGAAATATTGAGCGCCGGCATATCAGAGAACCCAGAAAGAAAAGCCAGGAGGTCAAAAGGTCGGCCAATTTGTAGAGACGCGTCgcaaagtttaaagtttaaaccagCTCACACATGGTTGGACTTTAGCTCAACACATCTGCTTTacgttttagttttttttttttttttacaaatgtagtTTAAGATTTGCAGTTTAATCCACCTTACTGACCCACATCAGATtcaaaactaacactgcacatacATAAACCCTATAAACCTCCGCCCCATACTTTGTATGTACTACGGaaatcaccatagcaaccattgGTCCTCATATTATTCCACTGCAGCTGCAATATTAGAGCCAATATTACTGCAGCAAAGCTGTTACGACGAATCAGAAATGAAACCGACAGGAAAGCTTCAAAACCGAGCTTACAAAAACAggagtcattttattttaacatacaATGTTACTATGGCAACCATTTAATCTCTAAGttaatcagaacaaaaaaacaacaacaaaagaaaacactgaccAGCTCAGATACTAATGATTTATAAGTACTCAACACAACCCCAACTCCAAAAACGTCTGATGGGCTTGAAGTGTAACAGAAATATAATTATATCGCAACAAGTAAAAATCTCAGTAGCATCTTTTTATCCTCAACTCAAGGcctttttgtgcaaaaacacagaagtaaATCTGCCTGTGTTGGACTGAGCTGAATGGAAGCAGGAAGCGGTGGAGAAATGTGAGAAGGCCTCGGTCATGTGGATCCTGCAGCTTCGGTCACTCCTGTTTGACCTCTCCCTTTAGCTTCCTCTTGATCCGGGAGTACGGGCTCAGCGTGTCGTCCGTGATGAAGTCGTACAGGACCCTCACCCAGGACGTGTACTGCGGCAGGTCGTTGTAGTACTCTGGAGCTATCCTCTTCACCTAGAAGGCAGTCGGAGAGTCgggttaaaacagaaatgttgccATGAGGCAGCCGTTTCATTTCTTCGTCAGACCGAGCCGTTTCATATTTTACGTTATTCAGTTGTCAGGCTGATTGCCGATTTCTTAGGGCTGCACAAATTAGCCCAGATGTTCTTGATTTTGGAAGATGGGTGATTGGTCGATACTTGTATGTGACGCCAATCTTATCTAACTCTTCCAAGATCTAAAATGATAAACCTATCACTGTCCTCTCTTTGACTGTTGgccccgcccaccaggtcatatctgcatgtttgcagttagcAAAAGTCACCCTACTGTTGATaactcagcgactttcttgctGTACTTAGTAGCATTTCagcccaaaaaaaaagaaaaatcagtttgatccaaaaatcagaatcagcaagtcaggctttcttttcttttctttttctatttgatttttattgccctgcaaggggtctttttatcggctctagtgtccctttttcaaagtaggctgataggaaagggggaaggaagGGGAggagacatgcggcaaacgtcgtcgggtccgggagtccaacccgcgacagccgcgtcgaggccacgttgcctctgaatgtgggtcgcgctaacccctcctcCACCACGGCACACcaagtcaggctttttaaatagCGGTAATAAGTCATGGAGCACTGATTGCAAATTTCTGGCTGATCACtgattaccaatctttaaaaaacctgacttgctaattccgattttggccaatactttctttttgtctgaattGTTGATACATGTAGCaggaaagttgctgagttggcaacacTGGGGTGATAATGGTCAGCTGtgaacatgcagacatgacctggtggacGGGGCTaacagtcaaacctctctctctctcttatcaGAGCAATGGAGGACAGTGGAAGGTTTTTAGACCTTTGACAAGGcagataagatcggcttcacctGTAGGCATCGGCCGATCagcaatctcccaaaattaatgAAATCGGGGCCGATTAATTGGTGGATTCctaataaatatgaatagttCATGTAACATCTAAAATACATTATGaatgaaaaggagcagaaagaagTATAAATTCATACATATATTCCACTCAGACGATTGTTGTAGCGCTGTACTGACCAAAGGAAGTCTTCGCCCTGGGATGCTGGGGAAGTCGTGGTGCTCGTTGTGGTAGCCCACGTTGAAGGTGAGGAGGTTCAGGCAGCCGTAGTATGAGTATGTTTCATGGCCCTTGAGGAACATGTAGTGCTCAGCGATGAAGTGGCCAGAGATGGGGTGCAAGCCCATCCCTAGCATGGAGCCGGCCAGCATGTAGACCACGGGCTTGGCCCCCCACGTCCAGTACAGCAGGACGTCGAAGCAGAGCTGCACGGCCACATTGGTCAGCTCCAGCTGGCTGACCGGTTTGGGGTTGATGCAGAGCGGCCGCACGGCGTAGAACAGCGGCTGCAGGATGATCCAGACGAACTTGCGGAGGCGGGTGCAGAAGAACCAGCCTTCGAAGTCGGTGGGGATGTCCACATCGATGCCGTCGCCGCCCAGGTAGCGATGGTGGTCCAGGTGGTAGCGCTTGAAGGAGGCCGAGTACGGCAAGCCGATGGGCAGGTTGGCGAACATGGCGAAATAGCGGTTCCACATGGCTTTGTTGTTCCCGAAGGCGGTGTTGTGCGAGATCTCGTGAATGGCCAGGGTCATGGAGTGGTTGATGCAGCTGCCGAACGCGTACGTCCAAAACAGAACCCACTTCCAGTCCAAGTCTTTGACCAGGTAGAACGCTAAGAATTGGATCCCCACCATCATGCACACAATCCACTTCAGCCTCTGGTCTGGACCCATCAAGGACTTGATTTCTGGATATTTAGCTGAAggacaaaaaacccccaaaagtGTGAGTGCAAAGACTAGGCCTGTTGTAACAAACTTTGCTGGACAAGAAATTGTCCCAGAAtttcttataataataataataataataataataataataataataataataatacaagaacacattctcaaagatcaataaactttcactttctaatgaacatttaacactggaactggaagatatcttaaatatccaaaacaataaataaaaggaacaatgaagtctttagaaacaaaattatCCCTCGAAAGCAGGCTTGTTGAGACCAAAAccccagactgaagacttttgtcatccagtttttgatagaaaaagagataaaagtacaataaatcatacaaattATGGAGCTTGCTCTAATTTATCATCTAATtaattaatgtattatttattctgACAGGCCTAGTTACAAACACCTATCTGTATGCCATAATAATATCAGCCATATTGTATTCTCTCACTAACATGGTTCTTGGAACCCACAGCCAGGCTCTACAATAAAGCCTACAAACCTCCTAACATTGGATTCTACGTGACAGCATGTGAATCTGACCGGTGCACATGAGATGAGAAATTCTGTAATAAACTGAATACATGTGAAACAAATAACTTGTTGCTGAAACCGCCCATGGACATCCAACTCTGAGGAAATCTGTGAACATGCCTCGACTTCTGCCCCATCTATTGTCTTCCAGGCCTGCTTGTGGACATAACATCTGTGGAGCAGAGCCAGATGTCATGGCCGGCCTTGGCCAGTGGCTCGGCCCGACAGCTGGACTACTTTTGTCTATGAATGGAAGGACAGCTGTCGTATAGCAACCGGGTGGACGTGCAAATGTTAGAAATCCCCAAACTTTACATACATTCAAATGACCTTATCTCCCATTTGAGCCCGTGAAACATGACTGAAATTAGCCTCATACATTTATGCTGCGGTGCTGATGTTTCTCTGCCCGgtgaaaatgttactttagGGAGTGGTGCGCTGACGTCCTGTAGCGGAACACAGCAGTAAAGGCAGATGTATTCCTGCGCGACGGCCTTTAAATAAACCAGCGCTGGTGAACTGCTGGGTTTGTAGGACATACAGGACGTGAAGCTGGCAGCAGATACGGGGGGGCGGCGGGGGGCTGTGCCTCTTTCAAAAGGGCGTCAACCGTTAACCACCGTAAAAATCCAACTGAGTTCAGTTAGCTTAAACCGGAGGACACGGGACCGTTAGCTTTCACTATCTGCGACGGCAATCAGAACTGTCAAACTACAAGCGTAGCGTGTCACACAGATACACAGTATAACCCAACATATATTTATAACACTATTAAACTAAGTTTAAGTCATTCTGAGTTTACTTTTTGTCATCTGGAAAGTAGCTAACGCACAAGCTAGCTCACCcagaatttcttttcttctgtccgCGTGCGGCTGGTCCGTGTAGACCCACTCGTAGTCCTCACGGCCCACTCGGTTCCCCATCTTCTCTACCGCTGCCTGCAGCTGCTCACCGACACCGACAGCTTTGATGAAAGTCAGAAGATTGTGATTAACTGGGAGCGTCGGAGCGTGCTTCTCTCCGATAGCCCTGCGCCAGTCTGAGGCCCCTCCTCCCTCCGGGGACTCGCTACGTAACTTGTTGCTTCTCTGTTACCTAACATGGATTCTTTGTGCGGTTTAAGTGtctagaagaaaatgtaaatgtgaggAGCCGCGAGAGTGGAGTTCATATTAGGTGCCAATGAACTTTGCTTGGTGTCATATAGAAGTAACACTAGTTACATAAACGTCAGAAGCAGGAACTATCCGCAGCACCGTGGCCTCGACGTCTTGGATATTTGAACGTTCTAAAACATGCCTTTATTGTCCGGACCTGTTGTAGTTCTTCTGGAGTCATACAACAATATCGTTGGGTAGTTGCTAACTTCAGGAAGTTAAGTGCCAGTGATGTCTTGCCATGTCTTAACACGCTTTTCTTCACACCTTCAGCCTTTTCTACAGTTGCTAAATGATGGGACCTTTTACATTATATATGATCCTACTCAGCTTCTCACGAAAGATGAGCTACGGTAGCTTCCGAGTGACGGTGATAAGTGCCAGTTTGGGGAAGGCCGAGGGTGGCTAGGGGGCGAGGGGGGGGGTGCGCTTGCTCCCCGAAGTGGCAGCTTAGGCAAACGGTATGGTGGGTCAGGTGGGTCAGGTTGCCTCACTGTGTCATttgcaaatatgttttacaaagaAGGAAAATTAACTATTCTTTCTGTTTCACATGTCACATTGTATATTTGATTCAGGCAGCTAACTGGACATGGCACAACTTATACAGGTTTATTCAACCAATAAGAATAAAAGTTCCTTTATTTCAGTAACACTAAATGACCTCAAGCTATTCGTTGTCGATTAGTGTGTGGAATGTAACGCCaactttttttctggaaaattcacctatttacttttttcttttagtacagcatatctaaaatattctaatgaGAATGCAGCTTGGTAATATGAAATACCTGGGCGCTGTGCTACTTAACGCTCTTGGCTCACCTGCCATGAGTGTTCAGCAGCCACTCTTGGCAGCTGAACAGGGTGGCTGCTGAACAGAACAGCACATCCAGGAatgccattcattttccttgccGCTGATTCACTGAACCCCTAAAAGAGAAGATAAGGGAGACTGTAATGCTAAGACTGTGTATCAaggcatattaaggtatattttgtgtttagggTATTGAAATAGGCACATGTGTTTTTAGAGGGGGTCTGAagtatttgcatatttttagcTATTCATAGACAGCTGTGGTCCATAACGCCCATGAATAACAggtatataaaataaatccagttttGAACCTTTATTTGTGTTATGATAAATTTCTTCTTccagcaaaaattaaaacatgacatttaagataagaatattacattacaccaataaaaaaaacccatgcaattttaatacagaaatatattaatACTCTGCAAGGTTTAAACAAGGTCATGTATAACATCCATGTCAGTCCCAGGACACAATAACCTGATAATGAAACAGCAtatcttcttattttttctctgttctaCAAATGATGTTTGCTACAGTTATGCTAATTTACTATTTGTAATGAGCCTCCTCTGTACTTCTCCTTTTCTGTTCACCAAACCTCTCTAGATTATTTAAATCTCAACACAGCTGCAATTTTGAAAAGCTTATTCCTGGTTTCCCAGGTACATGAAAGATCTGAAGCGTCACCAGAAGTAAACATTATTCAAATGTAAAGGTTGTAAATCTGGAGAAGTCTGTTCACCCTGAAGAACGCAGTCAAAACAGAAGCAAGTGTGCTGCTGCAAAATTAATAGTATGTCTTTTGTTTGCAGACATGGCAAAGTATCATATGACATTCTGTCtttctgtgtgcatgtgtgtgtgtgtgggctttGGAGACTGAAGTTTCATGTTACAGCTAACCAGCACACATACCTGCACACAGAGTGAAATGGGGCCTATTCAGCAGATACTGTAGATGAAAAACAGCTCCAGAACTTCCTTTACCTGAACCATATGACTAAATGTGATACTTACTGTCATTCAACAATCACCTGGATCTATGACTACCTCACAAACAGGCCACAGTTTGTGAGACTGAAGGACTGAGTGTCTAACCAGGTGGTCAGCAACACATGAGCACAGCAGGGGACTGTACTCTCATTCCTTTTCACTTTCTACACTTCAGACTTCATGCACAAGTCTGACTTCTGTCCTCTCCAGAAATACTCAAATGACTCTGCAGTTATTGGGTCTAGAAGAGATGGACAAGAGGCTGAGTAAAGAGAGCCGGTGGACCATTTTGTGGCATGGTGTGGGAACAGTCATCTCATCTCGAATGTGAACGAAACAAATTAGATGATTGTtgatttcaggagaaacagCGTTAGATCAAACCCTATTTCAatcatgggagaagaagtggaggtggtTGAGGGGAGTAGAAATACCTCGAtgttcatctggacaacagactggactggagacgcAGTGAAGCGTCTACAAGAAGGATCAGAGCAGACTGGACGTCTTGAGGAAGCTAAAATCCTTCAAGGTCTGCAGAAATACGCTGCAGATCTTCtataagtctgttgttgagTGTGTCATCTCTTCCGCCgtcatctgttggggcagcagcacCAGAGCCAGGGACCTAAGAAGGCTCAACAACCTGAtgaagaaggctggttctgttctggggacgactggttctgttctggggacgatgcaaagaaggattcttcatgaAGTCAAGAAAATTGTGGACAACACtgagcatcctcttcatgagagtGTCTTGAGAAAACAGAGTATCTTCAGTAATACAGACCGCTACAAGAGGTCTGTCTTGTAGCCatcactatctacaataactctgtgaagaatctgaattaatgagctacaacgacatttaatttccctttgggattaacaaagtatttttgaattgaattagaATTCTATTCCACATATGAGAATTTACAATAGGTTGAAAATCAATATTGAAACAGAACCCGGCAGCATAACAAAGGTCTACATGAATAGTTAGAGTAGAATAAGATACATAAAGCTAAGTACAGATACTTAGGTTCAGCTTTATAATCTCTCAAACGGTAATTCTAAAGTAtttacttcaaataaatgcaaatatatttatatatataaagaaaacgCAGTA containing:
- the degs1 gene encoding sphingolipid delta(4)-desaturase DES1, with the protein product MGNRVGREDYEWVYTDQPHADRRKEILAKYPEIKSLMGPDQRLKWIVCMMVGIQFLAFYLVKDLDWKWVLFWTYAFGSCINHSMTLAIHEISHNTAFGNNKAMWNRYFAMFANLPIGLPYSASFKRYHLDHHRYLGGDGIDVDIPTDFEGWFFCTRLRKFVWIILQPLFYAVRPLCINPKPVSQLELTNVAVQLCFDVLLYWTWGAKPVVYMLAGSMLGMGLHPISGHFIAEHYMFLKGHETYSYYGCLNLLTFNVGYHNEHHDFPSIPGRRLPLVKRIAPEYYNDLPQYTSWVRVLYDFITDDTLSPYSRIKRKLKGEVKQE